A window from Montipora capricornis isolate CH-2021 chromosome 7, ASM3666992v2, whole genome shotgun sequence encodes these proteins:
- the LOC138055555 gene encoding E3 SUMO-protein ligase ZBED1-like, giving the protein MATNDQAIVNPPVSFRSAVWKYYGFPTKDGTTDKSKTMCKICFATFKYCAGSTSSMSAHLKSQHSIDEKSEVLQSKMAKTSPGTKNSTETGQSKIQDVLKNKLPRLGNRATAIKKSIGVFNAKDMRPYSVVENKGFQHMINVLEPRYDLPSRVHFSEKVILNLKSAEFVALTSDGWTSRSTESYITVTAHFIQEWNIKNYVLQTRRMDESHTSENLLKILTSAISEWNLQRYEQNPSLTFDNASNIVNAAKQAELSPHVGCVAHTINLATQKGLKVSQMDRILGRIRRIASFFHMSTTAMAVLK; this is encoded by the coding sequence ATGGCGACGAATGACCAAGCGATTGTGAATCCGCCTGTCTCTTTTCGATCCGCAGTGTGGAAATATTATGGTTTTCCGACTAAAGATGGAACAACAGACAAGTCTAAAACTATGTGCAAAATTTGCTTCGCAACTTTCAAGTATTGTGCCGGTTCGACCTCAAGCATGAGCGCACACTTAAAAAGTCAACACAGCATTGATGAAAAGTCAGAAGTGTTGCAGTCAAAGATGGCAAAAACTTCGCCGGGTACCAAAAACAGTACTGAAACTGGACAGTCAAAAATTCAGGATGTTCTGAAGAATAAGTTGCCACGGTTGGGCAACAGAGCAACGGCAATAAAAAAGTCTATTGGAGTTTTCAATGCAAAGGACATGAGGCCCTATTCAGTTGTGGAAAATAAAGGGTTTCAACACATGATCAACGTTCTGGAGCCTAGGTATGACTTACCAAGCAGAGTTCATTTTTCTGAGAAGGTGATACTTAACCTTAAAAGTGCCGAGTTCGTGGCTTTAACAAGTGATGGATGGACATCTAGATCAACAGAAAGCTACATAACAGTTACCGCACATTTCATCCAAGAATGGAACATTAAAAACTACGTTTTGCAAACAAGAAGAATGGATGAGTCACATACATCGGAAAACTTATTAAAAATACTGACTTCAGCTATATCTGAATGGAATTTACAAAGATATGAACAGAATCCATCTCTGACATTTGACAATGCCAGCAATATAGTGAATGCTGCAAAGCAAGCTGAACTTTCACCACATGTTGGATGTGTGGCCCATACAATCAATCTGGCAACCCAAAAAGGACTTAAGGTATCTCAAATGGACAGGATTCTTGGAAGGATAAGGCGCATAGCAAGCTTTTTCCACATGAGCACAACAGCTATGGcagttttgaaataa